The Pseudosulfitobacter pseudonitzschiae genome includes a region encoding these proteins:
- a CDS encoding ABC transporter substrate-binding protein yields MTISKMLLGAASLVLATGAAQAESHMSETSDKRIALSNNYAGNSWRQAMLQTFKETGEQAVTDGVVAAADAYTTSENQATEQAAQIQNMILQGYDAIVLNAASPTALNGAVKEACDAGLTVVSFDGIVTEPCAWRIAVDFAAMGKEQVDYLATRMPDGGNLLEIRGLAGVFVDDEISKGIHEGVAEHEQFEVVGSVHGDWAQDVAQKAVAGILPSLPQVVGVVTQGGDGYGAAQAFAAAGRDTPLIVLGNRQDELQWWADQRDATGYETLSLSIAPGVASLAFWVAQQVLAGEDVPKDLTVPFLKITQDTLDDALANTSEGSVANVTYELGDAKQVIADAK; encoded by the coding sequence ATGACGATTTCAAAAATGCTGCTGGGGGCGGCAAGCCTTGTCTTGGCTACGGGGGCCGCGCAAGCAGAATCCCACATGTCCGAGACATCCGACAAGCGGATCGCGCTTTCGAACAATTATGCGGGTAATTCGTGGCGACAGGCGATGCTGCAAACTTTCAAGGAAACCGGAGAGCAAGCGGTGACCGATGGGGTGGTTGCAGCAGCCGACGCCTATACTACGTCCGAAAATCAGGCGACCGAGCAAGCGGCGCAGATCCAGAACATGATTTTGCAGGGCTATGACGCGATCGTGCTGAACGCCGCGTCGCCCACGGCACTGAACGGCGCTGTGAAGGAGGCATGTGACGCAGGTCTGACAGTGGTAAGCTTTGACGGTATTGTGACCGAACCCTGCGCATGGCGCATTGCAGTGGACTTTGCCGCGATGGGCAAAGAGCAGGTCGACTATCTGGCCACACGCATGCCCGACGGTGGCAATCTGCTGGAAATTCGCGGTTTAGCCGGCGTTTTTGTGGACGACGAGATTTCCAAGGGAATCCACGAAGGCGTAGCAGAGCACGAACAGTTCGAAGTCGTCGGGTCGGTTCATGGCGATTGGGCGCAGGATGTGGCGCAAAAGGCTGTGGCGGGCATTTTGCCATCGCTGCCGCAGGTTGTCGGTGTGGTGACCCAAGGCGGTGACGGCTATGGAGCGGCACAAGCCTTTGCAGCGGCGGGCCGTGACACGCCGCTGATTGTTCTGGGCAACCGTCAGGACGAATTGCAGTGGTGGGCCGATCAACGTGATGCGACCGGCTATGAAACGCTGTCGCTGTCCATCGCACCAGGTGTTGCGTCGCTGGCGTTCTGGGTTGCACAGCAGGTTCTTGCAGGCGAAGACGTGCCTAAGGATCTGACCGTGCCGTTCCTGAAGATCACGCAGGACACACTGGACGACGCGCTGGCCAATACGTCCGAAGGCTCTGTTGCCAACGTGACCTATGAATTGGGAGACGCCAAGCAGGTCATCGCGGACGCCAAGTGA